CTATACATCTATaataatatgtaaattttaatgCTTATAgaattacaatataaaattaGGTTACATTCCCATCCAAGTATAATTCTCCTACAAGTTAGGCCATGAttgtaaaattatgaaatttactGACCTACATAATTATTTGTAATTggataatcaaatatattataatgtatatatatatatatatatatatatatatatatatatatatttaaaaatatttttatcataaattctaaataatatttatgttgtGCAATGTAATATTGAAATTCTGTAAATAATTTTCCTTCAggttttatttcttataaattttgaaattctacAAGCACTTCCTTCAAAATACCGAAACATTTTCtcacaaatttatttatctcgactactttttaaaatgatttgaCAAATAAAATCTGTAAATAATTCCTTCAAAATTTCATATAAGTTTTCTAGTTGTAATTATCTACAAAATAATGTGCagcaattttatattttattttatttttttcttttaaaactataGCATACCTGCGAATTTTCCTAGAAACTCGTTGAGTGACCTCGATCCTTGTATTACGATTTAGGTTTTTATAATGCTAAACACTTCCCATTAGTACATCAAATGTAGTAATTTACAGTGTAAGTTATATTTATCTTTCGCGTTTTAATATTACATGCTTTTCCCTCTGTAGGTGTTTATAGCATAACTTCACATTATTTCAGTTAACTACTATGACTCTGACTGAGCTTGGGACCCTAATCTCGACAGTTGTCAGGTACCTCGAATTACGCCCTCTGGTCCAAACActgttttagggttttattcaAAGTTCAATCTGTGCATCTTTTTACTTGAACCACTTGAATCTTCTTCGTTTTATGCATTCTATTCGTCTatgtatttgaaaattttcagaTTACTTATTCAAAGCTATTGGAATTTTCAGATTCgtgtttaattattaattaatttacgtAACTACCTGAGGAAGAAACAACGTTTGTTGCCCTGGCTTAAGTATATTGATGGATTCCGTGCTAATTTGATTGTTTTAGGTTTCTATATGGTATCTTGTTGataaattccttttttttttttcattctaatgATCCCCACGTGTTTTGAAAACCTCGTGTGTTTTAATTTTAGAGAATGATTGTGTCCTATAGAAAAATAGTTCTCTGACTACTCTGAGTTTTTGAAGTTGATTATTCTTATatgtatttgatatttttgagATTCTTTATTTGATGCCAGAGTAACACTATACATTTGTCTGACTAGTTTTGTGCGAGGTCCATTTGTGAAGCAAAGAAATTAAAGCATGCCATAATTTAAGGTAATCTGCAAGTTCATGTTTCTACAGCAGCAACAGCTGGTTATCCAACAATTAAAACTCAAAATACAGTTTCAGTTATTTTCAATTCGCAGTACAAGTTTAAccaaaaaagaacaaaaatatcatGAAGTGAAAAgcataaactaaattttttgCCATGCTAGTTATAATCTTATGGGCATTTACAATTGAGGTAAAGAAGGGTAAGGTACAGTTTTTGGACTCGACGAGATTTTATATTCATTGGGTTGGTGTCTCTCTGTGTGGCAAATAGCTAGTGTTGTGATGGGTGAACGATTGTTATGGAGTTCAACTCTCCGGCAGTATTTAAAGCCATTTACATTGACAAGTGCAAGGTAATTAGCTGACTTTAAATAGTTCATGATGATGCTTTAGATATAGGCCTAAGAATGAGGACAAATAATTGTAGTAGTACGGTGTTGATTCTGTACACAAATCTAGACCTAAGAATTAGGAGGAATAATTCTCTCTAAAATTGCTATAGCTGCAAACgataagaaaatataacaagATCCTAAATCTAGTTGTACAAATCAGAATTGTGTGATTCTAATTTCACTATCATTGACAGACATGACCTATTTCCCAAATTGTAGGATCTTTCATCCAGGGCCATCTCTAGGCCATGTACATTATTCCACTCTGTGAGCCTCCAATGAATCTCTATATTCAAATAAAGATGAGGgaatacatttattattttagagaaaATGTTTGCAGGAATGTCTTATCGTATGAGCTTTTAAGCAAGGCAGTAGgagaaatcaattttattatataactcTAATGCCAGCGTAAATGTCACCACATAACTGTAGCCCTTAAAAATACTTTGTTTgtgctttttattttattcctaGTTTCATATGAAATAGATGATGACTAGCAAATTAAGAACACGTGCATTGGGGATGCAGGCAATTGTAACCAACTTGAGCATGGCCAATGAAATCAGAATATCGTCATTTCAGTAAAATGCTGTATTCTTTTCTGATTATTCTATgcaaacaattatttttctctttgatAGAATCTCCTTGCTTCTGCTCTACTATCCAAGCGCTCAGCGTCTTTTCTCCATGCTTAGCCTTTTTAATCTGTTTGATAGCAGTTCTATTCTGTTTTGACCGTtattgcttctttttcttttatatagtGTCTTTTGCCTTCCACTTGGCAGGatgtaattataaattcatgaataatatttcttcttctcttactcctttcatctctttttctctcctaCCTATTCTGTTTGTCAAACCCCTGCAATACCATGTTCTGCGgaatttgtttgttcttgatTTACAGTTTTCAACCATCCTTGCACTACCATGTTGTGAAGAACTCAGCTTACTAGGGGTTCAATCCACCCAGAATAACAACGATGATTTCTCCACCAGTAATGGTGCTCCCCCTGATAGAACTGCAACCAACAGCCTATTGTACTCGCATTTCTAAGGTGGAATTCCATCGGTTTGATGGTAAGAATATTAAAGAATGGTTGTATAAGTGCACTCAGTTCTTTTCTGTGGATGGCACAACAGAAACTTCTAAGGTTCGTTTTGCGCTCTATTTACCTTAATGGGATTTCCCTACGGGGGCATCTCAACTCTATGCATTGCAAATTTGACGTCTATTCCTCCTGGTCTCAATACATTGTTGATGTAGCTCAACGATTTGGTGAAGTTTATGATGACCCACTCAATGTTCTAATTCAAGTGAAACACACAGGCAAGATACAGGAATATGTGGATGATTTCGAGCTAGCCTTAGGCAGCCCTTCTTGCTGAGTGCTCTTTGAGCATATTCTTCTGTACTCAGGAACATGAAACCCAGATGATATTCAAGATTATATTAACCATAACCTAAGAAATATGATGATAATGCACCTACATAGTTGGAGACAACTGCAAATTAGTGccaaattttatgaaaataaagatttgagtCTTATTGACTAACTATTAATCAATCTTTAACAAAAAGTGTCTTCTTGAATGGAATTGTGTCATGTCATACGTAATTGAGGGTTGggtttttctattgttttattGACATCACTTATCTTGTTTATTAATTTctaacatttgaaaaaaaaaattacctctGTTTCAGTAATTTTAGAACTGAGCTGAAAATGGAAGAGCCTACACACCGAACATGGATGTATGCTAGGCTGCTTCCTAGACGAAAAGGTTATAGAAAAATTTTTTTAGAAGGTGTCAAAGAGTTTATTGATTTTGCTTGTCGACAACCACAATATTTGAATGAAGGTGTGATAAGGTGTCCATGTAAGGTAtgtaaaaatgaaaaggatttagTCCCAAGCACAGTAAATACTCACATTCGTGAGGAAGGGTTTGCACCAAAATATTGGTACTGGACGTTCCATGGAGAGAAAGTTCCTCATAATAAAGATGATGTTGAAATGAATTCTATGAGTAAAAATACATCAGAGTTGTCTGCTGCTATTACAATGTTAAACATGTCACAAGCTTGCTTCGATGATCAACCTCAACTCATTCAAACTCAACCTCAACCTCAACCTGAGTCTATTCAATCTCATTCTCTAGCTCAGTCTCAATTTCATTCCACCCAACCAACTCAACCTCCAATCCAATCACAATGTCATGGCACCCAACCTACACAACCTCAACCTCAAAACCAATCTGAACACATACCTACCAAAGTCCTTCATTTGGAAGAATATCCAATGGTCAATAAAGCCCaaacttcttcatctagtcAAGTCAGTGAAGGCAATACTGGAAACAAAATCATGATACTCCCAGAAGGGGATGGGTGAGTCTTTTCTTCCCTAACATAtgatatgaatttttattatttgatttttaatcattcataatttgttgttgttttacACAGGTTTGATCAACATAAGTTGGTGGTTCGAACAATTGCTTCCATCATTCGTACTAACTTGGAGGAGGCAAAACCATCATGGAAACAATTATCTCTAGGTCAAAGGAATTTGtggtttaatatatttaaagtaatcAAATTTCAAGATTTGATTAGAAGTATATAACTCTTAGATTATTTTTATAGCATGTCGaatctaataatattttcaatattgtGAAACCAATGTAGTCAAAGTTCACATGGCCACCTCAATACAAGGACATGGTGCGACGCAACTTTGAGAAGAGGGGTTCAGCTAAAATGACTCAATTAATGCAAGATGTTCggaaaaatttaaatcaaaaacCAACTTGGATGGAAAATGATGTGTGGGAACTATTGAAAGAACATTGGGGTTCctcaaattttaaacaaaagtctgaaataaataaaagaaatcgtGAGTCTATGGATGGTGCATCACTTCACACCGGAGGATCAATTCCTCATCGTTTGCATTGGAAGAGAATGGTATTATTAATTTACCAATATATTTCATTGTAGTAGGtttaatattaatgatatttaagcttattttatcatttgtcacAGAAAGAGGCAAAAGGGACAGATCCATCATTGGTGGAGTTTTATTTTCGTACTCATCGAAAGAAAAAAGATCAAAGTTGGGTGGGTCCTCATGCAGAATCCGTTTATGTAAGTTTTATACTAACGAATGATTTGAGTCATATTTCattgtttatttgaattacaATCTGAACTTATACTCTGCAAAAGTTGGCTGATGTCAATACAATACTCTAAAGGGAATGTATGATCCAACCTTGGAACATATAAAGTGGAATTTGAGCTTTTCTCAGGGATTTTGTCAAAATGTTGACACATTGATAGCTAACAAACTCAATGCAAATTCCCTTGGACAACAACTTTTCTCTAAAAAAAGGATGGTCAATTTGTAAGTGTTTTATCCTCTCATGAAACACATGGTTGGAAGCAATGTGAAGAGTGGCATGATTATCATAATACATCCTCACTTGTTGAATTTCACAAAAACCACAATTGTTGGAGAAATTGTTTTATCCCCACGAGTTCATTAGTGAGTGATGTCATTGCCCTATTCCCTTCAATGAAAACATAATATCTAGTGGTAGGACATTAGTCTATAGGAGAACATGCTAAATCAATATCACAATATCCAAATATTTGGGTACTTCCTTTTTTCTTCACATAGTACACTATATCATAGAGCCTTTTGTGAGGCATCTAAGAATATGAAGGACAACATTTCAATGGTCAATGCGAAGAGTCTGCATAAACTAACTAATCACACCAATTGCAATAGATAGGTAAAGGCTAGTAATAGTAAGATGAGAAGGACTCACTTTCTTTTCCGTTAATTTCAAATTTGGATCTATAGGGCTGATCTTTtagttgaatatagtgaaaactccCTTGTGTTCAATATACACAgagtcctctatttataatagaacaAATATGagctaagtccaaaatacaaataaaaagtaataacaaactaactaataaagataaaagataaagataatatatctaacactcatcctcaagctggagcatacaaattgtatgtaccaagcttgggagaaataaactcaatccgaagactccttaatgacttggtcaacacatctgcgagttgatcgtttgacccaacaaattcagtacatatttctttagtcaacaacttttcacgaacaaaatgacaaccaatttctatatgtttagtcctctcatgaaacactggatttgatgcaatttggagagcagcttgattatcacaatacatcttcataatATGGATGTCACAGAAGCtaagctcttgaaggaattgtttcacccatataagttcataTGTGAGTGATGTCATCACCTTATACTCGGCTTCAGCTGTTGATCGAGCTATTACAttatgtttcttacttttccatgaaataatgtttccttttagaaaaacacaatatcctgtagtagaccgtctatcaacaGGCAAACTTGCCCAAtttgcatcacaatacccagagacctgaatacttcctttatcttcatataacaatccttgcttGGGAGCCTTTTTGATATACCTTTGAATACGAATGAGAACactccaatggtcaacacaaggagcttgcatgaactgactaactaCTCCAACTGGAAAGGATAGATCTgaccttgtaatagtgagataaatcagttttccaaccagcctcctatacttctttggatcggagaataattcaccttcttctgtccttaatttctggtttgggtccatggggcTGTCTGTCGGTATGCAATCAATCATgcatgtttcttgtaatatatcaagaacatatttcctttgggagattacaattCTATCTTttgattgtgctacttcaatgcctaagaagtatatGAGACTTACAAGATCCTTGGTCTGAAAATgactacacaagtactctttcaGTTGAAATATTCCAACAATATCATTTcattcctgtaatgacaatatcatcaacatatactattaagtaaacacatttcccaagaggagaatgacagtaaaaaattgaatggtctgcttcact
This sequence is a window from Vigna angularis cultivar LongXiaoDou No.4 chromosome 2, ASM1680809v1, whole genome shotgun sequence. Protein-coding genes within it:
- the LOC108320398 gene encoding uncharacterized protein LOC108320398 isoform X1, which codes for MVRILKNGCISALSSFLWMAQQKLLSNFRTELKMEEPTHRTWMYARLLPRRKGYRKIFLEGVKEFIDFACRQPQYLNEGVIRCPCKVCKNEKDLVPSTVNTHIREEGFAPKYWYWTFHGEKVPHNKDDVEMNSMSKNTSELSAAITMLNMSQACFDDQPQLIQTQPQPQPESIQSHSLAQSQFHSTQPTQPPIQSQCHGTQPTQPQPQNQSEHIPTKVLHLEEYPMVNKAQTSSSSQVSEGNTGNKIMILPEGDGFDQHKLVVRTIASIIRTNLEEAKPSWKQLSLGQRNLWFNIFKSKFTWPPQYKDMVRRNFEKRGSAKMTQLMQDVRKNLNQKPTWMENDVWELLKEHWGSSNFKQKSEINKRNRESMDGASLHTGGSIPHRLHWKRMKEAKGTDPSLVEFYFRTHRKKKDQSWVGPHAESVYDKFLKKKFELSSMSSKVISGEEVADSQPTKDQMPSDFDVWVDSVGKKKGRIFGLGTVGNALFTSSSQPLKLSANSEEVDILRNQIQELNDSLRRQEQEKLNMRQELTQTKKQGSIGKTLLTSPSQPMKLSANSEEIDELRNQIKALKESLQIQQQEKLEMKQELIQTKKQVFALMQHLGFFGSSTVPSSSPQHSSINEDNGSDTVSDHIQ
- the LOC108320398 gene encoding uncharacterized protein LOC108320398 isoform X2, yielding MEEPTHRTWMYARLLPRRKGYRKIFLEGVKEFIDFACRQPQYLNEGVIRCPCKVCKNEKDLVPSTVNTHIREEGFAPKYWYWTFHGEKVPHNKDDVEMNSMSKNTSELSAAITMLNMSQACFDDQPQLIQTQPQPQPESIQSHSLAQSQFHSTQPTQPPIQSQCHGTQPTQPQPQNQSEHIPTKVLHLEEYPMVNKAQTSSSSQVSEGNTGNKIMILPEGDGFDQHKLVVRTIASIIRTNLEEAKPSWKQLSLGQRNLWFNIFKSKFTWPPQYKDMVRRNFEKRGSAKMTQLMQDVRKNLNQKPTWMENDVWELLKEHWGSSNFKQKSEINKRNRESMDGASLHTGGSIPHRLHWKRMKEAKGTDPSLVEFYFRTHRKKKDQSWVGPHAESVYDKFLKKKFELSSMSSKVISGEEVADSQPTKDQMPSDFDVWVDSVGKKKGRIFGLGTVGNALFTSSSQPLKLSANSEEVDILRNQIQELNDSLRRQEQEKLNMRQELTQTKKQGSIGKTLLTSPSQPMKLSANSEEIDELRNQIKALKESLQIQQQEKLEMKQELIQTKKQVFALMQHLGFFGSSTVPSSSPQHSSINEDNGSDTVSDHIQ